Genomic window (Flavobacteriales bacterium):
CTGCTAAAGATTATTCCCTGATTTTTTTAAAAGGAATCGGAATGGGTGCTGCTGATGTTGTGCCCGGCGTTTCCGGAGGAACCATTGCATTTATTTCGGGTATTTATGAGGAACTTCTGGGTTCTATCAATTCCGTAAATCTCAAAAACGCAAAATTAATTATCACCAAAGGTGAAGGAATTAAATCCTTCTGGAAAGCAATTAACGGGAATTTTCTGGCAAGTTTGATGCTGGGTATTGGCATAAGTATTGCCTCATTGGCAAAAGCGATTACCTGGATGCTGGAACATCACCCGGTGATGATATGGTCCTTCTTTTTTGGCTTAGTGCTCGCTTCGATTTTTTATGTTGGAAAAGAAATTACCAAATGGAATTTGCCGGTAATAGTCATGTTCATTTTAGGTACAGCCATTGCTTATTACATTACGGTATTGGGAAAAAGTGATGCTTCTACTTCTCTCCCATATCTTTTTCTCTGCGGCAGTATTGCCATTTGTGCCATGATTTTGCCCGGGATTTCCGGAAGTTTTATTCTTGTTTTATTGGGTGCTTATTCAGTTGTTTTAGGTGCTATTCATACTATGGATTTAAAAATCATAGCTGTATTCGCCACTGGATGTGTTGTGGGATTATTATTGTTTAGCCGACT
Coding sequences:
- a CDS encoding DUF368 domain-containing protein translates to MSRTAKDYSLIFLKGIGMGAADVVPGVSGGTIAFISGIYEELLGSINSVNLKNAKLIITKGEGIKSFWKAINGNFLASLMLGIGISIASLAKAITWMLEHHPVMIWSFFFGLVLASIFYVGKEITKWNLPVIVMFILGTAIAYYITVLGKSDASTSLPYLFLCGSIAICAMILPGISGSFILVLLGAYSVVLGAIHTMDLKIIAVFATGCVVGLLLFSRLLSYLLKNFHNVTVALLAGFMLGSLNKVWPWKETISFYENSKGEKIPFQEANILPTDNSWQIAILAFIVGFILIFAIEWIAGRKKTSEA